In one window of Janthinobacterium sp. 1_2014MBL_MicDiv DNA:
- a CDS encoding methyl-accepting chemotaxis protein, which yields MSLRDFKIGTRLGIGFGSILAILVVVVVSANALNYRNKAELLSGLALAGEKNTQASLMKSAMLETGIAMRNIGLQGDVGLMQAEEGKVREHRKLYDGARDKLASLGLSDSEKALLANIAKADGEVDAAFKEAMGQVLAFNSEGAAKVIATRIDPLNKKTLADINKLLDLQHVAQQSFMDGSLAADARLMTVLLILGGAAVAIGAWCAVFITRSITVPLSGALAVAQKVAAGELTSHVVVEGKDETSALQQALKDMNESLVKTVSDVRNGTDTITVASREIASGNADLSARTETQASSLEETASSMEELTSTVKQNADNARQANQLAVSASSVAEQGGSVVAQVVDTMGSIKDSSRKIVDIIGVIDGIAFQTNILALNAAVEAARAGEQGRGFAVVASEVRNLAQRSAGAAKEIKGLIGDSVDKVDAGSRLVDEAGQTMGLIVTSIRQVADIMGEITAATQEQSHGIEEVNQAIAQMDQMTQQNAALVEEAAAAAESMQDQAQKLADAVSIFKLDGDGMAPQAPLAAPASVKAAVARPALKVTATSTRRLAKAAQAVAPAPVKKLAAAGGDDWEEF from the coding sequence ATGAGTTTGCGCGATTTCAAGATAGGTACGCGGCTGGGCATCGGTTTTGGCAGCATCCTCGCCATCCTCGTGGTGGTTGTGGTGTCGGCCAATGCCCTGAACTACCGCAACAAGGCCGAGCTGTTGTCCGGCCTGGCGCTGGCCGGCGAGAAAAATACGCAGGCATCGCTGATGAAAAGCGCGATGCTGGAAACGGGTATTGCCATGCGCAATATCGGCTTGCAGGGCGATGTCGGCCTGATGCAGGCGGAAGAAGGCAAGGTGCGCGAGCACCGCAAGCTGTATGACGGCGCGCGCGACAAGCTGGCCAGCCTGGGACTGTCCGACAGCGAGAAGGCGCTGCTGGCCAATATCGCCAAGGCCGACGGCGAAGTCGATGCCGCCTTCAAGGAGGCGATGGGGCAAGTGCTGGCGTTTAACAGCGAGGGCGCGGCGAAGGTGATTGCCACGCGCATCGACCCGCTGAACAAGAAGACGCTGGCCGATATCAACAAGCTGCTCGACTTGCAGCATGTGGCGCAGCAAAGCTTCATGGATGGTTCGCTGGCGGCCGATGCGCGCCTGATGACGGTGCTGCTGATCCTCGGCGGCGCGGCCGTGGCGATCGGCGCCTGGTGCGCCGTGTTCATCACGCGTTCGATCACGGTGCCGCTGTCGGGCGCCCTGGCCGTGGCGCAGAAAGTGGCGGCGGGCGAGCTGACGTCGCACGTGGTGGTCGAGGGCAAGGATGAAACGAGCGCGCTGCAGCAGGCGCTGAAGGACATGAACGAGAGCCTGGTGAAGACGGTCAGCGACGTGCGCAACGGCACGGACACGATCACCGTGGCCTCGCGCGAAATCGCCAGCGGCAATGCCGACCTGTCGGCGCGCACGGAAACGCAGGCCAGCTCGCTGGAAGAGACGGCGTCGTCGATGGAAGAACTGACGTCGACCGTGAAGCAGAACGCGGACAATGCGCGCCAGGCCAACCAGTTGGCCGTGTCGGCATCGTCGGTGGCGGAGCAGGGCGGCAGCGTGGTGGCGCAGGTGGTCGACACCATGGGTTCGATCAAGGACAGTTCGCGCAAGATCGTCGACATCATCGGCGTCATCGACGGCATCGCGTTCCAGACGAACATCCTGGCGTTGAATGCCGCGGTGGAGGCGGCGCGCGCGGGCGAGCAGGGCCGCGGCTTTGCGGTGGTGGCGTCCGAGGTGCGTAATCTGGCCCAACGATCCGCCGGCGCAGCGAAAGAGATCAAGGGCCTGATCGGCGACTCGGTCGACAAGGTCGATGCGGGCAGCCGCCTGGTGGACGAGGCGGGGCAGACCATGGGCCTGATCGTCACGTCGATCCGGCAGGTGGCCGACATCATGGGCGAAATCACGGCGGCGACGCAGGAACAGAGCCATGGCATCGAAGAAGTCAACCAGGCCATCGCGCAGATGGACCAGATGACGCAGCAAAATGCGGCGCTGGTCGAGGAAGCGGCGGCGGCGGCCGAAAGCATGCAGGATCAGGCGCAGAAACTGGCCGACGCCGTCAGCATCTTCAAGCTCGATGGCGACGGCATGGCGCCGCAGGCACCGCTTGCGGCGCCTGCATCCGTCAAGGCGGCCGTGGCGCGCCCGGCCCTGAAGGTGACGGCGACGAGTACACGGCGGTTGGCAAAGGCGGCGCAAGCCGTTGCGCCGGCGCCGGTGAAAAAGCTGGCGGCAGCCGGCGGCGATGACTGGGAAGAGTTCTGA
- a CDS encoding chemotaxis protein CheW, with product MSDTQQTSGSKPGDGKDIAGREFLAFTLGSEEYGIDILKVQEIRGYEAVTRIANAPEFIKGVINLRGIIIPVVDMRIKFNLGTPVYDQFTVVIILNIGGRIVGMVVDSVSDVTTLTPEQVKPAPEMGTAFSTDYMIGLGTIDERMLILVDIDKLMSSSEMGLIDKLAA from the coding sequence ATGTCAGATACTCAACAAACATCCGGAAGCAAACCGGGCGACGGCAAGGACATCGCCGGCCGTGAATTCCTGGCCTTCACCCTGGGCTCCGAAGAGTACGGCATCGATATCCTGAAGGTCCAGGAGATCCGCGGCTACGAAGCGGTGACCCGCATCGCCAACGCGCCGGAGTTCATCAAGGGCGTGATCAACCTGCGCGGCATCATCATTCCCGTGGTGGACATGCGCATCAAGTTCAACCTGGGCACGCCCGTGTACGACCAGTTCACGGTGGTGATCATCCTGAACATCGGCGGCCGCATCGTCGGCATGGTGGTCGACAGCGTTTCCGACGTCACCACGCTGACGCCGGAGCAGGTGAAGCCGGCGCCGGAAATGGGCACGGCCTTCTCGACCGATTACATGATCGGCCTGGGCACCATCGACGAGCGCATGCTGATCCTGGTCGATATCGACAAGCTGATGTCGAGCAGCGAGATGGGCCTGATCGACAAGCTGGCGGCGTAA
- the cheA gene encoding chemotaxis protein CheA produces MTIDISQFFQVFFDEAEELLAEKERLLLAVDIAAPDAEDLNAIFRTAHSIKGGASTFGLSDMSEVTHILESLLDRIRQGQMALTAEHVDAFLAAKDILKMQLDGHRLGSAVDQDAVANVRMMLQSFSQDVPVAALTPVAPAFHTAEKEAVSHAGGQRIRLELPAMEQREVDALAAELGLLGDVAVSALPDARSVLEVTTHESLDDILAICSFVLNPDDMVITQAPPLAPGEADAARAAQEKAQGYGFFDPLPGVPAAQAAADPGYGFFQPIEEIRAAAQGESSDAQRGYGFFQPLEQIRADAAKAGAATAGAAIVQAVASLVAEVEQDKKPSKKEGDKAGAESSSIRVSIEKVDQLINLVGELVITQAMIEQRAGALDPMLHEKLLDSVSHLTRNTRDLQEAVMSIRMMPMDFVFSRFPRMVRDLATKLGKKVDFITNGAATELDKGLIERIVDPLTHLVRNSIDHGVEMPAARVAAGKTEAGRLFLSASHQGGNIIIEVSDDGAGLNRERILAKAQQQGLDVSESMSDAEVWQLIFAPGFSTAEAVTDVSGRGVGMDVVKRNISAMGGVVDIRSAKGFGTTISISLPLTLAILDGMSIRVGDEVYILPLGFVIESLQPAVEDIKDIAGRGQVVKVRGEYLPLIPLYQMFDIAPRFTSPSEGICVILETEGRKAALFVDDLVGQQQVVVKNLESNYRKVVGISGATILGDGGVSLILDVAALIRSSRQLADESIFS; encoded by the coding sequence ATGACCATCGATATTAGCCAGTTTTTCCAGGTCTTTTTCGATGAGGCCGAGGAACTGCTGGCTGAAAAGGAACGGCTGCTGCTGGCCGTCGATATTGCGGCGCCCGACGCCGAAGATCTGAATGCGATTTTCCGCACCGCCCATTCGATCAAGGGCGGCGCATCGACGTTCGGCCTGAGCGACATGAGCGAGGTGACGCACATCCTCGAGTCGCTGCTCGACCGCATCCGCCAGGGCCAGATGGCCCTGACGGCGGAACACGTCGACGCCTTTTTGGCCGCCAAGGACATCCTCAAGATGCAGCTCGACGGCCATCGCCTGGGCAGCGCCGTCGACCAGGACGCCGTGGCCAATGTGCGCATGATGCTGCAGTCGTTCTCGCAGGACGTGCCGGTGGCCGCGCTCACGCCCGTGGCGCCAGCCTTCCACACGGCGGAAAAGGAAGCCGTCAGCCATGCCGGCGGCCAGCGCATCCGCCTGGAACTGCCGGCCATGGAGCAGCGCGAAGTCGATGCGCTGGCGGCCGAACTGGGCTTGCTGGGCGACGTGGCGGTGTCGGCGCTGCCCGACGCGCGCAGCGTGCTGGAAGTGACGACGCATGAAAGCCTGGACGATATCCTGGCCATCTGCTCGTTCGTGCTCAATCCGGACGACATGGTGATCACGCAGGCGCCGCCGCTGGCGCCAGGCGAAGCCGATGCGGCCCGCGCGGCGCAGGAAAAGGCACAGGGCTATGGCTTCTTCGACCCCTTGCCCGGCGTTCCCGCCGCGCAGGCGGCAGCAGATCCAGGCTACGGCTTCTTCCAGCCGATCGAGGAAATCCGCGCCGCCGCGCAAGGCGAGTCCAGCGATGCCCAGCGTGGCTATGGCTTCTTCCAGCCGCTCGAACAGATCCGCGCCGATGCCGCCAAGGCCGGTGCCGCCACTGCCGGCGCGGCCATCGTGCAAGCCGTGGCGAGCCTCGTGGCCGAAGTGGAGCAGGACAAGAAGCCGTCGAAGAAAGAGGGCGACAAGGCGGGCGCCGAATCGTCGTCGATCCGCGTCTCGATTGAAAAGGTCGACCAGCTGATCAACCTGGTGGGCGAACTGGTGATCACGCAGGCGATGATCGAGCAGCGCGCCGGCGCGCTGGACCCGATGCTGCATGAAAAACTGCTCGACAGCGTCAGCCACCTGACGCGCAACACGCGCGACCTGCAGGAAGCGGTGATGTCGATCCGCATGATGCCGATGGATTTCGTCTTCTCGCGCTTCCCGCGCATGGTGCGCGACCTGGCGACGAAACTGGGCAAGAAGGTCGACTTCATCACGAATGGGGCGGCGACGGAACTGGACAAGGGCCTCATCGAGCGCATCGTCGATCCGCTCACGCACCTGGTGCGCAACAGCATCGACCATGGCGTGGAAATGCCGGCCGCCCGCGTGGCCGCCGGCAAGACCGAGGCGGGCCGCTTGTTCCTCTCGGCCAGCCACCAGGGCGGCAACATCATCATCGAAGTATCCGATGATGGCGCCGGCCTGAATCGCGAACGCATCCTGGCCAAGGCGCAGCAGCAGGGGCTGGACGTTTCCGAGAGCATGAGCGACGCCGAGGTGTGGCAGCTGATTTTCGCGCCCGGCTTTTCCACCGCCGAAGCGGTCACCGACGTGTCGGGCCGCGGCGTGGGCATGGACGTCGTCAAGCGCAATATCAGCGCCATGGGCGGCGTCGTCGACATCCGCTCGGCGAAGGGCTTCGGCACGACGATTTCCATCTCGCTGCCGCTGACCCTGGCCATCCTGGACGGCATGTCGATCCGCGTCGGCGACGAAGTGTATATTTTACCGCTGGGCTTTGTCATCGAATCGCTGCAGCCGGCCGTTGAAGACATCAAGGACATCGCTGGCCGCGGCCAGGTGGTGAAGGTGCGCGGCGAATACCTGCCACTGATCCCGCTGTACCAGATGTTCGACATCGCGCCGCGCTTCACCAGTCCATCGGAAGGCATCTGCGTGATCCTCGAGACGGAAGGGCGCAAGGCGGCGCTGTTTGTCGATGACCTGGTCGGACAGCAGCAGGTCGTGGTGAAGAACCTCGAATCGAATTACCGCAAGGTGGTGGGCATTTCCGGCGCCACCATCCTGGGCGATGGCGGCGTGTCGCTGATTCTCGACGTCGCCGCCCTGATCCGTTCCTCTCGTCAGCTGGCTGACGAGTCCATTTTTTCGTAA
- a CDS encoding response regulator, with protein MAKTILAVDDSSSLRQMVAFSLKAAGYQVVEAVDGQDGLEKAKLQTVDLVLTDQNMPRMDGLELIKLLRELPTYQKVPILMLTTESSDEMKSKGRAAGANGWLVKPFDPQRLIEVVKKVIG; from the coding sequence ATGGCCAAAACGATACTTGCAGTGGACGATTCCAGCTCATTGCGCCAGATGGTGGCGTTCAGCCTGAAAGCCGCCGGTTACCAGGTGGTGGAGGCCGTCGACGGCCAGGATGGACTGGAAAAAGCCAAGCTGCAAACCGTGGACCTGGTGCTGACGGACCAGAACATGCCGCGCATGGACGGCCTGGAGCTGATCAAGCTGCTGCGTGAACTGCCGACCTACCAGAAGGTACCCATCCTGATGCTGACGACGGAGTCGTCGGACGAAATGAAGTCGAAGGGACGTGCCGCCGGCGCCAATGGCTGGCTGGTCAAGCCGTTCGATCCGCAACGCCTGATCGAGGTGGTCAAGAAGGTGATCGGCTGA
- a CDS encoding chemotaxis protein yields the protein MTRKKILGSHVKRLLSGVSDHGRKHLTEVETDLVQTGILLEEAIEKLSFNFMAIHAAVAAQQDTIAMLLEGGVPPEEQRTRLLALQDEVGGYVNAAITSLQFQDMTSQLIERTLKRVTGLREFLGTLGSHGAEMLPESDNEEIVALLGRVSMALAIQSLELRSVLRKAVSQQHLESGDIELF from the coding sequence ATGACAAGAAAGAAAATACTTGGCTCGCATGTAAAGCGCCTGCTGTCTGGCGTGTCGGACCATGGCCGCAAGCACTTGACGGAGGTGGAAACCGACCTGGTGCAGACCGGCATCTTGCTGGAAGAGGCGATCGAGAAGCTGTCCTTCAATTTCATGGCCATCCACGCGGCAGTCGCGGCGCAGCAGGACACCATCGCCATGCTGCTCGAAGGCGGCGTGCCGCCGGAGGAGCAGCGTACAAGGCTGCTGGCGCTGCAGGACGAGGTGGGCGGCTATGTCAACGCCGCCATCACCAGCCTGCAATTCCAGGACATGACCAGCCAGCTGATCGAGCGCACCCTGAAACGGGTGACGGGCTTGCGCGAGTTCCTCGGGACGTTGGGCTCGCATGGCGCCGAGATGTTGCCAGAGAGCGATAACGAAGAAATTGTCGCCCTGCTGGGGCGGGTCAGCATGGCGCTGGCGATTCAAAGCCTGGAGTTGCGCAGCGTGCTGCGCAAGGCTGTCAGTCAGCAGCATTTGGAAAGTGGCGACATCGAGCTGTTCTAG
- the motB gene encoding flagellar motor protein MotB, which translates to MADEGMRPIIVKRIKKTAGGHHGGAWKIAYADFVTAMMAFFLLMWLLGSTSKGDLNGISEFFKTPLKVAMAGGSGSGESNSVIQGGGQDLSRQDGQVRKAQEEQQRKSFDLNSAKAALEREEGRRLQALKARIEATIDANPLLKKYKNQLLLDITSEGLRIQIVDEQNRPMFALANANLQPYTKEILHAIGFVLNEVPNRIGLSGHTDSTPYMSDAGYSNWELSADRANASRRELVIGGMNEDKVLRVVGLGSAAHLDKLDPFNPINRRISIIVMNKRTEENVLRDGSAMELPVTDAASAAVASGLVAGSPPPAAPVPSPAAAKK; encoded by the coding sequence ATGGCCGATGAAGGCATGCGCCCGATTATCGTCAAGCGCATCAAGAAGACGGCTGGCGGACACCATGGCGGGGCGTGGAAAATCGCCTACGCCGACTTCGTCACGGCCATGATGGCCTTCTTCTTGCTGATGTGGCTGCTTGGCTCGACGTCGAAGGGCGACTTGAACGGCATCTCCGAATTCTTCAAGACGCCGCTGAAGGTGGCGATGGCGGGCGGTTCCGGCAGCGGCGAGAGCAACTCCGTGATCCAGGGCGGCGGGCAGGACCTGTCGCGCCAGGATGGCCAGGTGCGCAAGGCGCAGGAAGAGCAGCAGCGCAAGTCGTTCGACCTCAATTCGGCCAAGGCCGCGCTCGAACGCGAGGAGGGCCGGCGCCTGCAGGCGCTGAAGGCGCGCATCGAAGCGACCATCGACGCCAATCCCCTGCTGAAAAAATACAAGAACCAGTTGCTGCTCGATATCACGAGCGAAGGCTTGCGCATCCAGATCGTCGACGAGCAGAATCGTCCGATGTTCGCCCTGGCCAATGCCAACTTGCAACCGTACACCAAGGAAATCCTGCATGCGATCGGCTTCGTGCTCAATGAAGTGCCGAACCGCATCGGCCTGTCCGGCCATACGGATTCGACGCCCTACATGAGCGACGCCGGCTACAGCAACTGGGAACTGTCGGCCGACCGTGCGAATGCGTCGCGGCGCGAACTGGTGATCGGCGGCATGAATGAAGACAAGGTCCTGCGCGTCGTGGGACTCGGTTCGGCTGCCCACCTGGACAAGCTCGACCCGTTCAACCCGATCAACCGGCGCATCAGCATCATCGTCATGAACAAGCGCACGGAAGAGAACGTCCTGCGCGATGGCTCGGCGATGGAGCTGCCGGTGACCGATGCCGCCAGCGCCGCAGTCGCCTCGGGGCTGGTGGCCGGTTCGCCGCCCCCCGCGGCGCCTGTCCCCAGCCCGGCAGCGGCGAAAAAATAA
- the motA gene encoding flagellar motor stator protein MotA encodes MLVIIGYIVVCASVFGGFALAGGHLAALFQPVELLMIGGAALGAFLVGNNNKAIKATLAALPTLFKGSRYTKELYMELMSLLFEVLSKVRKEGLMSIEGDIDSPQESPLFSKYPAVLADHHIVEFMTDYLRLMVSGNMDAFQIENLMDNEIETHHHEGAVPAHVIAKVGDGLPAFGIVAAVMGVVHTMESVGIPPAELGMLIAHALVGTFLGILLAYGFVGPLASLLEQKLEESSKMFQCVKVTLLASLNGYAPALAVEFGRKVLFSTERPTFNELEEHIKKSKTK; translated from the coding sequence TTGTTAGTCATAATCGGATACATCGTCGTCTGCGCCTCGGTTTTTGGCGGTTTCGCGCTGGCGGGCGGCCATCTGGCGGCGTTGTTCCAGCCGGTGGAGCTGCTGATGATCGGCGGCGCCGCCCTGGGCGCCTTCCTTGTTGGTAACAATAACAAGGCCATCAAGGCCACCCTGGCGGCCCTGCCGACCCTGTTCAAGGGATCGCGCTATACCAAAGAGCTGTACATGGAGCTGATGTCGCTGCTGTTCGAAGTGCTCAGCAAGGTGCGCAAGGAAGGCTTGATGTCGATCGAAGGCGATATCGACAGCCCGCAGGAAAGCCCGCTGTTTTCCAAGTATCCGGCCGTGCTGGCCGACCACCATATCGTCGAGTTCATGACCGATTACCTGCGCCTGATGGTATCTGGCAACATGGACGCGTTCCAGATCGAAAACCTGATGGATAACGAGATCGAGACGCACCATCACGAAGGCGCCGTGCCGGCCCACGTGATCGCCAAGGTGGGCGACGGCTTGCCCGCTTTCGGTATCGTCGCCGCCGTCATGGGCGTGGTGCACACGATGGAATCGGTGGGCATCCCGCCGGCCGAGCTGGGCATGCTGATCGCGCACGCGCTGGTCGGCACCTTCCTCGGCATCTTGCTGGCCTACGGCTTCGTCGGTCCGCTGGCCAGCCTGCTCGAGCAGAAGCTGGAAGAGTCGAGCAAGATGTTCCAGTGCGTGAAAGTGACCCTGCTGGCCAGCCTGAACGGCTATGCGCCGGCGCTGGCCGTGGAATTCGGCCGCAAGGTGCTGTTCTCGACCGAGCGTCCGACGTTCAACGAGCTGGAAGAGCACATCAAGAAATCGAAAACGAAGTAA
- a CDS encoding class I SAM-dependent methyltransferase, translating to MLQQILRAPALKAILIQVLAFPLMLLLVYALARLGVAMSLLAVAGAQGMLAAIITWRAGLARWWCAIGLLFAPALLGASQLDLPPAVFLVAFVFLLSLYWSTFRTQVPFYPSGPKVWQAVAQLIAERPGVRLVDIGSGLGGLVLDLARRRPDGHFAGIELAPLPWLVSRLRARAGGSRARFLRGDYAALDFSAYDVVFAYLSPAVMSALWRKAEKEMLPGSMLLSYEFKIAAREPDKTIAATESGPLLYIWCF from the coding sequence ATGCTGCAACAAATCCTGCGCGCGCCCGCGCTCAAGGCCATCCTGATCCAGGTACTGGCCTTTCCCCTGATGCTGTTGTTGGTGTATGCCCTGGCGCGCCTCGGTGTCGCCATGTCGCTGCTGGCCGTGGCCGGCGCGCAGGGCATGCTGGCGGCGATCATCACCTGGCGCGCGGGCCTGGCGCGCTGGTGGTGCGCCATCGGCCTGCTGTTCGCGCCGGCCCTGCTGGGCGCCAGCCAGCTGGACTTGCCGCCTGCCGTCTTCCTGGTCGCCTTTGTTTTTCTGTTGAGCCTGTATTGGTCCACGTTTCGCACGCAAGTGCCGTTCTATCCGTCGGGGCCGAAAGTATGGCAAGCCGTGGCGCAGCTGATCGCCGAACGGCCCGGCGTGCGCCTGGTCGACATCGGCAGCGGACTCGGCGGCCTGGTACTGGACTTGGCGCGGCGCCGTCCCGACGGGCATTTTGCCGGCATCGAACTGGCGCCGCTGCCGTGGCTGGTGAGCCGGCTGCGCGCGCGCGCCGGTGGCAGCCGCGCGCGCTTCCTGCGCGGCGATTACGCGGCGCTCGATTTCAGTGCCTACGACGTGGTGTTTGCCTACCTGTCGCCGGCCGTCATGTCGGCCCTGTGGCGCAAGGCTGAAAAAGAAATGTTGCCAGGAAGCATGCTTCTTAGTTACGAATTCAAGATTGCGGCACGCGAACCCGATAAGACCATTGCCGCCACAGAGAGTGGCCCCTTGCTCTACATATGGTGCTTTTAA